A genome region from Engraulis encrasicolus isolate BLACKSEA-1 chromosome 6, IST_EnEncr_1.0, whole genome shotgun sequence includes the following:
- the fnbp1l gene encoding formin-binding protein 1-like isoform X2, which translates to MSWGTDLWDQFENLDKHTQWGIDFLERYAKFVKERLEIEQTYAKQLRNLVKKYCPKRSKDDEPRFTSCTSFYTILNELNDYAGQREVVAEEMGHKVYGELMRYSSDLKSERKHHLQEGRKAQQYLDHCWKQMDNSKKKFERECKEAEKCQQLFERLDNDINATKSEVEKAKAQLYLRTHSADESKNEYAAQLQNFNSEQWKHFNVAIPQIFKNLQDMDERRTVKLGETYRSFAEVERRVVPIISKCLEGMVSAGKAVDERRDSTIVIEAFKSGFEPPGDFPFEDFSQNITRTGSDGTIGTPKNEGGKPDPRHHVNKAKNKLWLFGKKPKAPTLEDLSHLPPEQRRKKLQQRIEELQKELQKEVDQRDALNKMKDVYEKNPQMGDPSSLQPKISETMCNMERLRSEIHKNESWLSEVEGKQSSRGDRRPSADVNHHAPPGRESPEGSYTDDPSQEHRSPPQPDPHEFDDEFDDDDPLPAIGHCKALYSFDGANEGTLVMKEDEVLYVIEEDKGDGWTRARKQTGEEGYVPSSYVDITLEKNSKGS; encoded by the exons GACCAGTTTGAAAAcctcgacaaacacacacaatggggcATCGACTTCCTGGAGAGATATGCAAAATTTGTGAAGGAACGGCTGGAAATCGAACAGACATATGCAAAGCAATTAAG GAACCTGGTGAAGAAATACTGTCCGAAGCGCTCCAAAGACGATGAACCCAG GTTCACGTCCTGCACATCTTTCTACACCATCCTGAACGAGCTGAATGACTACGCAGGTCAGAGAGAGGTCGTTGCCGAGGAGATGGGACACAAGGTGTACGGCGAGTTGATGAGGTACTCATCAGACCTCAAGTCAGAGCGGAAACAT CACCtccaggaaggcaggaaggcacaGCAGTATTTGGACCACTGTTGGAAACAGATGGACaat agcaaaaaaaagtttgaacgGGAGTGCAAAGAAGCAGAGAAATGCCAACAGCTGTTCGAGAGGTTGGACAATGACATCAACGCCACTAAGTCAGAAGTGGAAAAG GCCAAGGCCCAGCTGTACCTCCGAACACACTCGGCAGACGAGAGCAAGAACGAGTACGCGGCTCAGCTACAGAACTTCAACAGCGAGCAGTGGAAGCACTTCAACGTGGCCATACCGCAGATATTCAAG AACCTGCAGGACATGGACGAGCGGAGGACAGTGAAGCTGGGAGAGACGTACCGGAGCTTTGCGGAGGTGGAGCGTCGCGTGGTGCCCATCATCTCCAAGTGCCTAGAGGGCATGGTGTCCGCTGGCAAAGCAGTGGACGAGAGGAGG GACTCCACCATTGTCATAGAGGCCTTCAAGTCTGGGTTCGAGCCCCCCGGCGATTTCCCCTTTGAGGATTTCAGTCAGAACATCACCCGCACAGGCTCGGACGGCACCATTGGCACGCCCAAGAATGAGGGGGGCAAACCGGACCCCAGACACCACGTCAACAAAGCCAAGAACAAGCTCTGGCTCTTTGGTAAAAAGCCAAAG GCTCCAACGTTGGAGGATCTGAGCCACCTGCCCCCTGAACAGAGACGCAAGAAGCTGCAGCAGCGAATTGAGGAGCTCCAGAAAGAACTGCAGAAAGAAGTCGACCAAAG AGACGCGCTGAACAAGATGAAGGATGTGTACGAGAAGAACCCCCAGATGGGCGACCCCAGCAGCCTGCAGCCCAAGATCTCAGAGACCATGTGCAACATGGAGCGCCTGCGCTCAGAGATCCACAAGAATGAG AGCTGGTTGTCGGAGGTGGAGGGGAAACAGAGCTCCCGTGGTGACCGGCGGCCCAGTGCAGATGTCAACCATCATGCACCTCCCGGGAGAGAGAG tcctGAGGGTAGCTACACAGACGACCCCAGTCAGGAGCACCGCAGTCCTCCTCAGCCGGACCCTCACGAGTTTGATGACGAGTTTGACGATGACGACCCCTTACCTGCCATCGGACACTGCAAAGCACTCTACTCATTTGATG gtgcaaaCGAGGGCACGTTGGTGATGAAGGAGGACGAGGTGCTGTACGTGATCGAGGAGGACAAGGGCGACGGCTGGACGCGGGCTCGCAAGCAGACGGGCGAGGAGGGCTACGTGCCCAGCTCCTACGTGGACATCACGCTGGAGAAGAACAGCAAAG GTTCCTGA
- the fnbp1l gene encoding formin-binding protein 1-like isoform X1, protein MSWGTDLWDQFENLDKHTQWGIDFLERYAKFVKERLEIEQTYAKQLRNLVKKYCPKRSKDDEPRFTSCTSFYTILNELNDYAGQREVVAEEMGHKVYGELMRYSSDLKSERKHHLQEGRKAQQYLDHCWKQMDNSKKKFERECKEAEKCQQLFERLDNDINATKSEVEKAKAQLYLRTHSADESKNEYAAQLQNFNSEQWKHFNVAIPQIFKNLQDMDERRTVKLGETYRSFAEVERRVVPIISKCLEGMVSAGKAVDERRDSTIVIEAFKSGFEPPGDFPFEDFSQNITRTGSDGTIGTPKNEGGKPDPRHHVNKAKNKLWLFGKKPKAPTLEDLSHLPPEQRRKKLQQRIEELQKELQKEVDQRDALNKMKDVYEKNPQMGDPSSLQPKISETMCNMERLRSEIHKNESWLSEVEGKQSSRGDRRPSADVNHHAPPGRESPEGSYTDDPSQEHRSPPQPDPHEFDDEFDDDDPLPAIGHCKALYSFDGANEGTLVMKEDEVLYVIEEDKGDGWTRARKQTGEEGYVPSSYVDITLEKNSKGAVTYI, encoded by the exons GACCAGTTTGAAAAcctcgacaaacacacacaatggggcATCGACTTCCTGGAGAGATATGCAAAATTTGTGAAGGAACGGCTGGAAATCGAACAGACATATGCAAAGCAATTAAG GAACCTGGTGAAGAAATACTGTCCGAAGCGCTCCAAAGACGATGAACCCAG GTTCACGTCCTGCACATCTTTCTACACCATCCTGAACGAGCTGAATGACTACGCAGGTCAGAGAGAGGTCGTTGCCGAGGAGATGGGACACAAGGTGTACGGCGAGTTGATGAGGTACTCATCAGACCTCAAGTCAGAGCGGAAACAT CACCtccaggaaggcaggaaggcacaGCAGTATTTGGACCACTGTTGGAAACAGATGGACaat agcaaaaaaaagtttgaacgGGAGTGCAAAGAAGCAGAGAAATGCCAACAGCTGTTCGAGAGGTTGGACAATGACATCAACGCCACTAAGTCAGAAGTGGAAAAG GCCAAGGCCCAGCTGTACCTCCGAACACACTCGGCAGACGAGAGCAAGAACGAGTACGCGGCTCAGCTACAGAACTTCAACAGCGAGCAGTGGAAGCACTTCAACGTGGCCATACCGCAGATATTCAAG AACCTGCAGGACATGGACGAGCGGAGGACAGTGAAGCTGGGAGAGACGTACCGGAGCTTTGCGGAGGTGGAGCGTCGCGTGGTGCCCATCATCTCCAAGTGCCTAGAGGGCATGGTGTCCGCTGGCAAAGCAGTGGACGAGAGGAGG GACTCCACCATTGTCATAGAGGCCTTCAAGTCTGGGTTCGAGCCCCCCGGCGATTTCCCCTTTGAGGATTTCAGTCAGAACATCACCCGCACAGGCTCGGACGGCACCATTGGCACGCCCAAGAATGAGGGGGGCAAACCGGACCCCAGACACCACGTCAACAAAGCCAAGAACAAGCTCTGGCTCTTTGGTAAAAAGCCAAAG GCTCCAACGTTGGAGGATCTGAGCCACCTGCCCCCTGAACAGAGACGCAAGAAGCTGCAGCAGCGAATTGAGGAGCTCCAGAAAGAACTGCAGAAAGAAGTCGACCAAAG AGACGCGCTGAACAAGATGAAGGATGTGTACGAGAAGAACCCCCAGATGGGCGACCCCAGCAGCCTGCAGCCCAAGATCTCAGAGACCATGTGCAACATGGAGCGCCTGCGCTCAGAGATCCACAAGAATGAG AGCTGGTTGTCGGAGGTGGAGGGGAAACAGAGCTCCCGTGGTGACCGGCGGCCCAGTGCAGATGTCAACCATCATGCACCTCCCGGGAGAGAGAG tcctGAGGGTAGCTACACAGACGACCCCAGTCAGGAGCACCGCAGTCCTCCTCAGCCGGACCCTCACGAGTTTGATGACGAGTTTGACGATGACGACCCCTTACCTGCCATCGGACACTGCAAAGCACTCTACTCATTTGATG gtgcaaaCGAGGGCACGTTGGTGATGAAGGAGGACGAGGTGCTGTACGTGATCGAGGAGGACAAGGGCGACGGCTGGACGCGGGCTCGCAAGCAGACGGGCGAGGAGGGCTACGTGCCCAGCTCCTACGTGGACATCACGCTGGAGAAGAACAGCAAAGGTGCCGTCACCTACATATGA